A single Cyclopterus lumpus isolate fCycLum1 chromosome 15, fCycLum1.pri, whole genome shotgun sequence DNA region contains:
- the nid1a gene encoding nidogen-1 translates to MGWQQQGWLVCASFLGFVASVQSITRGELFPFGPSARDQLLEAGNDLTRRLQLDKPVLFYDGTFDSIFINTNGFVATAEPTGESTYLGNMPPKFGMIAALQGDLDTSDGVGKVFFRQDSSPDVLFRAAQYINGAFPEDDEVNPTNAVVITWVDVATHEPPSRGDGIDKKRNTFQLVIASLETASYAIVLYARDGMQFSSTPIQGRSAVMHTGFSKGLVQGFLFSSPGPYYRTSTDDEASIRALAEETNSGHRGIWVYEIGTSPYFTNVAPGEVTDLPSEATPQAPTERDDEETDARRTVYTNGQKAQDPPYETEGAQIEVHQIQYQPLHPDNPEVLVVDDTDINVDVFSYKLGTCANNRNKCSQFADCKDHSSGYCCNCRPGFYGNGIQCVAEGKPQRMNGKVYGKVYVGDSASPVEFTSNDLHSYVVVNDGRSYVAISDIPNTIGPSLLPLSALGGVIGWAFALEQPGFRNGFSIIGGEFTRQAEVTFLPGNEKLTIRQEFKGIDEHDHLVVSTTLEGQVPEVPLGSTVKIGPYSEVYQYSNNLITSSSTRVYEVSLPDGSTATRTYQWRQTITFQSCQHGESLRDMKPTQMLSVDQVFVLYNPNNALIRFAMSNKIGDINGGQPEENPCFTGRHGCDTNAVCRPGEGNQFTCECAAGFNGDGRTCYDIDECRENPQICGSHAICNNQPGTFRCECEDGYQFGNDGQTCVEVYRPVDACEEGTHNCDIPERAQCSYTGGSAYICSCLPGFIGDGRVCQDIDECQPGRCHQDAVCYNTQGSFTCQCRPGYNGDGFSCFPERTKTRCQNHRDSIQGATVSGPRGPRPPLGQFVPTCDENGGYKPTQCHGSTGYCWCVDRNGQEIHGTRIGPGSGPMCIEHGGVSPPVGPTTRPDVNPLPQGTHLLFAQSGRIDHIPLEGYDMKKDGAKAVLHLPEKVIIGVAYDCVEKMVYWTEITSPSISKASIQGGEPTAVIRSDLDSPEGIAIDHLGRTMFWTDSVRDHIEVASLDGSQRRVIIDSDLVNPRAIITDPPNGNLYWADWNRDAPKIETSYMDGSNRRVLVKDDLGLPNGLTYDSQSSLLCWADAGTHKMECTHPGQGDRRMVMEGLQYPFGITSFGKNIYYTDWRRDAVVAVDRHSGKESDEFQPQKRTKIYGIATAYAQCPSGQNYCAVNNGGCIHLCLATPNGRSCKCPSNAVAVGCVERDSGY, encoded by the exons ATGGGTTGGCAGCAGCAAGGATGGCTCGTCTGTGCGAGTTTTCTCGGATTCGTGGCGTCGGTGCAGAGCATAACGCGGGGAGAGCTGTTCCCCTTCGGTCCAAGCGCAAGAGACCAGTTACTGGAAGCAGGGAATGACCTGACACGCCGACTTCAACTGGACAAGCCAGTGTTGTTTTATGATGGCACTTTCGACAGCATCTTC ATCAACACCAATGGTTTTGTTGCCACAGCAGAGCCAACAGGCGAGTCGACATATCTTGGCAATATGCCCCCAAAATTCGGTATGATTGCAGCTCTGCAAGGAGACCTGGACACAAGTGATGGTGTGGGGAAAGTTTTCTTCCGTCAAGACTCCAGTCCTGATGTTCTATTTCGGGCGGCCCAGTACATCAACGGGGCCTTTCCCGAGGATGATGAAGTCAATCCCACCAATGCTGTGGTGATCACCTGGGTTGATGTCGCCACCCATGAACCTCCAAGCAGAGGAGATGGCATTGACAAGAAG AGAAACACCTTCCAGCTGGTTATTGCGTCCCTGGAAACTGCATCCTACGCTATTGTCCTGTATGCTAGGGACGGGATGCAGTTTTCCTCCACGCCCATACAAGGCAGAAGTGCAGTCATGCACACTGGCTTCAGTAAGGGTTTGGTACAGGGTTTCCTGTTTTCCAGTCCGGGGCCATACTACCGCACCTCCACTGATGACGAGGCATCCATCAGGGCTTTAGCAGA AGAGACCAATTCTGGCCATCGGGGTATATGGGTGTACGAGATTGGAACTTCTCCCTATTTCACCAACGTGGCTCCAGGTGAAGTCACTGACCTGCCCTCGGAGGCCACGCCACAGGCGCCCACTGAGAGGGATGACGAGGAAACTGATGCAAGGAGGACAGTGTATACTAACGGACAGAAAGCGCAGGATCCTCCTTATGAAACAGAGGGGGCGCAGATCGAAGTCCACCAAATTCAGTACCAGCCACTCCATCCTGACAACCCAGAAGTGTTGGTGGTGGACGACACAGATATAAATGTAGACG TGTTCTCATACAAACTGGGAACATGTGCAAACAATAGGAATAAGTGCTCCCAGTTTGCTGACTGCAAGGACCACTCCAGTGGATACTGCTGCAACTGCAGACCTGGCTTCTATGGCAATGGGATACAGTGTGTGGCAGAGG GAAAGCCACAGAGGATGAACGGTAAAGTGTATGGAAAAGTGTATGTGGGCGACTCTGCTTCTCCAGTGGAGTTCACCAGCAACGACCTCCACTCATACGTTGTGGTAAACGACGGCCGTTCCTACGTGGCCATCAGTGACATCCCGAACACCATTGGACCATCACTCCTGCCCCTGTCCGCCCTTGGTGGTGTGATTGGGTGGGCGTTTGCTTTGGAGCAGCCTGGCTTCAGGAATGGCTTCAGCATTATTG GGGGGGAGTTCACACGGCAGGCTGAGGTGACCTTTCTGCCAGGGAATGAGAAGCTGACCATCAGGCAGGAGTTCAAAGGCATCGATGAGCAtgaccacctggtggtgagcaCCACCCTGGAAGGCCAGGTCCCTGAGGTGCCTCTTGGCTCCACCGTGAAGATCGGCCCTTATTCTGAGGTCTACCAGTACAGCAACAACT tgatcacttcctcctccactcggGTCTACGAAGTGAGCTTGCCCGATGGCTCCACTGCCACCAGGACATACCAGTGGCGTCAGACTATTACCTTCCAGAGCTGCCAGCATGGCGAGTCTTTGAGAGACATGAAACCAACTCAGATGCTCAGCGTGGACCAAGTCTTTGTCCTGTACAATCCTAATAATGCACTCATCCGGTTCGCCATGAGCAACAAGATCGGGGATATCAATG GAGGGCAGCCAGAGGAGAACCCATGTTTCACTGGAAGACACGGCTGTGACACCAACGCTGTGTGCCGACCTGGAGAGGGAAATCAGTTCACCTGCGAGTGTGCTGCTGGCTTCAATGGTGATGGCCGCACATGTTATG ACATCGACGAGTGCAGAGAGAACCCTCAGATCTGTGGCTCCCACGCTATCTGCAACAACCAGCCCGGGACCTTCCGCTGTGAATGTGAAGATGGTTATCAGTTCGGCAACGATGGCCAAACCTGCGTTG AGGTTTATCGACCTGTGGACGCCTGTGAGGAAGGCACCCATAACTGTGACATTCCTGAGCGCGCTCAGTGCAGCTACACCGGAGGCTCGGCCTACATCTGCTCCTGCCTGCCAGGGTTCATAGGAGATGGTAGAGTCTGCCAAG ACATAGACGAGTGCCAGCCTGGAAGGTGTCATCAGGACGCTGTGTGTTATAACACCCAGGGATCATTTACATGCCAGTGCAGGCCGGGTTACAATGGCGATGGCTTTTCCTGCTTTCCAG agagaacaaaaacacGATGCCAGAACCACAGAGACAGTATCCAGGGTGCGACGGTGTCTGGTCCGCGTGGCCCCCGACCTCCCCTCGGACAGTTCGTCCCCACATGTGATGAGAACGGTGGCTATAAACCCACGCAGTGCCACGGCAGCACGGGGTACTGCTGGTGCGTGGACCGCAACGGGCAGGAGATCCATGGGACTCGCATTGGGCCCGGCAGCGGACCAATGT GCATCGAACATGGCGGTGTGTCACCACCTGTTGGACCCACCACTCGACCTGACGTCAACCCCCTGCCTCAAGGAACACACCTGCTGTTCGCCCAAAGCGGCAGGATAGATCACATCCCGCTGGAAGGTTATGATATGAAAAAGGACGGTGCGAAGGCCGTTCTCCATCTCCCT GAGAAGGTAATCATCGGAGTGGCCTATGACTGTGTGGAGAAAATGGTCTACTGGACTGAAATCACATCTCCCTCAATCAGCAAGGCCAGCATCCAGGGGGGGGAGCCCACCGCCGTCATCAGATCAG ATCTGGACAGCCCGGAGGGTATCGCCATCGACCACTTGGGACGAACCATGTTCTGGACGGACTCGGTGAGGGATCACATCGAGGTGGCCTCTTTGGACGGATCTCAGCGTCGTGTCATTATAGATTCGGATCTCGTCAACCCTCGCGCAATCATCACCGACCCTCCCAATGG TAATCTTTACTGGGCTGATTGGAACCGCGATGCCCCCAAGATTGAGACCTCTTACATGGATGGATCCAACAGGAGGGTGCTGGTTAAAGATGATCTCGGCCTACCGAACGGGTTGACTTACGACTCCCAGAGCTCTCTGCTTTGCTGGGCAGACGCAG GCACACATAAAATGGAGTGCACACATCCGGGCCAGGGCGACCGCAGAATGGTTATGGAGGGGCTTCAGTACCCTTTTGGCATCACGTCATTTGGGAAGAACATCTACTACACTGACTGGCGGAG GGATGCCGTGGTTGCCGTCGACCGCCATTCCGGCAAGGAGTCAGACGAGTTCCAGCCTCAGAAACGGACCAAGATATATGGGATCGCCACAGCCTACGCTCAGTGTCCATCAG gACAAAACTACTGTGCTGTGAACAACGGGGGCTGTATCCACCTCTGTTTAGCGACCCCCAACGGCCGCTCCTGCAAATGTCCCAGCAACGCAGTGGCCGTGGGCTGTGTGGAGAGAGACAGCGGTTACTGA
- the gpr137ba gene encoding G protein-coupled receptor 137Ba translates to MEAPVEEMEPSPMDKSLPLPTLSPAVPPYVTLGLTVAYTVFYSILFIFVYVQLWLVLRYRHKRFSYQTAFLSLCLLWSALRAVLFSFYFDNFVTANTLGPFPFWLLYCFPVCLQFFTLGLMNLYLAQVVFKAKSKYAPELLRYRLPLYMLFLFISLVFLAVNLVCALLVRMSSAEAHTIVLVRVAINDSLFVLCAISLSLCLYKVAKMSLANIYLESKGTSVCQVTVIGAIVILLYSSRACYNLVVVGLSNKSINSFDYDWYNVSDQADLRSTLGDAGYIVFGVILFVWELLPTSLMVFFFRVRQPDLDRSGSGLPGHVFSSRAYFFDNPRRYDSDDDLAWSVMPQNIQASLAADNYDWGSESSSSIGAYIGGDDSYHVPPPEELSHY, encoded by the exons ATGGAGGCCCCGGTGGAAGAGATGGAGCCGTCGCCGATGGACAAGTCTCTGCCTCTGCCTACCTTGAGTCCGGCCGTGCCCCCCTACGTCACGTTGGGCCTGACGGTGGCCTACACCGTCTTCTACTCCATCCTCTTCATCTTTGTCTACGTGCAGCTCTGGCTGGTGCTGCGCTACCGGCACAAGCGCTTCAGCTACCAGACGGCGTTCCTGTCGCTGTGCCTGCTGTGGTCGGCCCTGCGCGCCGTGCTCTTCTCCTTCTACTTCGACAACTTTGTCACAGCCAACACGTTGGGCCCGTTCCCCTTCTGGCTGCTGTACTGCTTCCCCGTCTGCCTCCAGTTCTTCACACTCGGTCTCATGAACCTTTACCTGGCACAG GTTGTTTTCAAGGCAAAGTCGAAATATGCACCAGAGCTTTTGAGATACAG GCTGCCGCTGTACATGCTCTTCCTGTTCATTAGCCTGGTGTTTTTAGCGGTGAACTTAGTGTGTGCCCTGCTGGTGAGGATGTCCTCTGCAGAAGCCCACACCATCGTGCTCGTGAGGGTCGCCATCAACGACTCGCTTTTTGTCCTGTGtgccatctccctctccttgtgtctttaCAAGGTCGCTAAGATGTCCCTGGCCAACATTTACCTGGAATCCAAA GGGACGTCAGTGTGCCAGGTGACAGTCATCGGAGCCATCGTCATCCTCCTGTACTCTTCCAGGGCCTGCTACAATCTGGTCGTCGTAGGACTCTCAAACAAGAGCATCAACTCCTTTGACTACGACTGGTACAACGTTTCTGACCAG GCAGATTTGCGGTCGACTCTGGGCGACGCCGGCTACATCGTCTTCGGGGTGATCTTGTTCGTGTGGGAGCTTCTCCCCACTTCACTTatggtcttcttcttcagagttCGGCAGCCAGACCTAGACAGG AGCGGCTCGGGGCTTCCCGGTCACGTCTTCTCCTCCAGGGCTTATTTCTTCGACAACCCGCGGCGTTACGACAGCGACGACGACCTGGCGTGGAGCGTCATGCCTCAGAACATCCAAGCCAG TCTGGCTGCTGACAATTACGATTGGGGGagcgagagcagcagcagcatcggCGCCTACATCGGAGGGGACGACAGTTACCACGTCCCGCCTCCAGAGGAGCTCAGCCATTACTGA